In Citrus sinensis cultivar Valencia sweet orange chromosome 3, DVS_A1.0, whole genome shotgun sequence, the sequence ATGCATTCTGGTACACAGATGTGATGACTTTTGcttgacttacaatctttcTTTTGGCCTTGTTGAATCAGGGTGACCAAGCAAAACAGAGCTGCAGGAGTTTTGGAGAATTATGCTGAGGGAGAAAAGTATTCTGAGCATTTCCTAAGAAAATATGTCCGCAACAAGACCCCGGAAATCATGCCGAAAATCAACAGCTTCTTCACCGACCCTCAGTGAAGATAGTTGCTTCCTTTGAGAATTTAATGGTGTTTTGTAGTGGTATGTGTGAACTTCAGGTCTCATATATCAAATGGAAATAAGATTTGGGTGGATATAAACACTTTGATTTGTGTTTGTCTGAAATGGATCAGTGTCTCCAAGACAACACAGTTAATTGATAGTGCTCTGTCTTTTATTACCTTTACCGTTGAATTCTACTCCTTTTCtgtaatatgttatttttctattctggagcaacaatatttttttatcaagattggatatattattaacttgaGATGATGATCAAAGTTTTTAACTCTGGAGTGTTTGTAAAACTAACAAATGCCTCTACTGGTAGCAATAATGCTTCAATTTCCAACAGTGGACAGCCAAAATAGATCAACTAACAAACAGAATTGCTCAAGCTCTAtaagtaaaataacttattgaAAGGACACTTTTATGAGTATGGTTTTATGGAGTTATAAGTCTCAGCTATAGCTGAAATGAATATAGAGAAGGAAagtattaaattgattaataaaatttagcaTAAAAGGTAAAACAGTTTTTCCAGGTTGTACAATTTGCGTCAACTCTTCCGTCTTCAGAAGTTAAGAACACTACAGTAAACAACACTGAAGGTAAACATTGACTGATACAATGAAATGTGATCATGCTACAAATTTACAACCTTTAAAGTTAATGCAACATATGCAGACTTGAATTCCTGCACTGGGAATATCCATCTTCCAAATAAACAAAGCATAATTTATATCAGAAAATACAATGGCTTCTTCGGTTAGACGACCAAGATATGCTTGACTCTCTAAATTCAATATATCTCAAGCTATTCAAAGTTGACAGTTCCCTCAAAACTGTAAATAACTCACAGCTGCCTCAGAAGGAATTTTAACTTCTCTAAGTAATAGCATAAAAATCATGGAGGAAAGTGTTCAACATCCATTGGAGGAAAACTAGATTGTGCCATTCTCATTCCTCGAAGCATAATCTTTGCAGTTTCTTTTTCCTACAATCATGCACAGAAGTTAAGAActtaaaaatatgtataaaccagttttgacattttatttttcctctctACAAATTTTTCAGATGGGTAAAACTCACCGGGCCAGTGTAATCCAGAAGACGAGTACAATACACCTCTGCCTCTTCAAATCTGCCATGCGCTCTGCAGTGGGTAGCAAGAAATATCAGAGCTTCAACCATGTTTGGTCCTTCCCTCTCTTCAGCTTCCATCCTCTCCAAATCCTTCTTGTAGTAGAATGCCGCTTCTTCATCACGTCCAAGTGCGTGATGCAGCTTTGCTAACTGGTTCAGGGCAATTGCTTCACTGTCATTACAGTTTGCTGCCCTTCTGTAACATTTTATTGCCTCCTCAAGCATGTGAAGCTGTTCAGTTTCATAACACTGAGCCATGGCGATCCACAATCGAGAATCATTCGGCTGCAAGAATACAGATTTTCGAAAATAATGAAGAGCATATAAAGGCATATGCATCATCTCATAAGCTTGTCCTAACCCATACCAGGCTCGATAGTCACGTGGATTTATATCTACGGCCCGTCTATAAGCATCAATGGCTGCTGgagtatttttcatttcaacaTACTCGTGTCCCATTAGTGTCCAAGCagacaaataatttttgtctAACTTGAGGGCCCTCCTAAAATACACAACAGACTTCTCATGCTGCCCCTTTAAACTGTAGTAGTTCCCAATGATGCAACAAGATTCAGGTCTGTATTTATCAGTCATAAATACCCTGTGGGCAAGGTAACTTAGGGCAGAAAAACACTCCTTCGCATAAAGCACATTGGAATACATATCCATGTCGTCCACTCGATAGGGGTCATTTCTTAAAAGCTCTTCAAATATTACTTCAACTTGTTCAAATTCCCTCAAACTGTACTGGGCTTTAGCAATTTGAGCCTGTATGTAATTGCTGAAGCTGAAAGTGCCTTGTAGATATTCATATTTCGTCAAGGATTCCTTATGCATCCTAAGTTCTTGATAAGCACTGGCAAGAAAGTAGTCCTTCATCCAATGGTTATTGAGATTAAGGCTGTTCAAGATGTCAATTGAAGTGCACAAGGACTTCAGCTCCGACCAGGCATTCCAATTCCAAGGGTAGCTATTTACAGACTCCACAAAAACTGTACGAGCAAGATTCTCATTGCCTTTATCTTTAAGCACAATACCATATAAGTACAAACCAAAGGGATCCACTGTCCCATTCTTCCAAGATGTGGATAACTCCCTCTCCAGCGATATTAGTTCACGGTTCACAGCATTACTCTTGCCTAATGGACCCTCGAGTTCTAtcatttcttcttccttcCGTTTTTCTCCAGCCTTCATTAAGCAACAAATAGGCAATAACATGAACATAAAACTCCCTAAATATAGCAAAACTTTTTGTATAATACTGAAAGTACCAATAAAAGGCACTAGCAAATGTACAAGTACTTGCCTAAGCAAAAAATGATGCATTATAAGATTACGAACTGCTCCTACAGACAGTTAAAGTCCTTTGAAAAGTAATATTACGTGTCCCTTTAAATCATATCCTCCCCGGGTCAAAgctaaaattcttttcttgttgAACAGTATCTTCCCAACTTTATTTAAGTTATCAATGCCGACATTGTCTTTGTGCATTTCAAGAACTTCACATTTACCAATGAATCATTAATTCGCACAACCTGGCGTGGGTTGTAACAGAAATTCCTAGTTTCTATGGAGAACTTGTTAAACTTGTTTTGATGACTGTTATCCACATGCCACATAAACAAAGGTGACTGTGATGGCCTATTTACAAAATCCAAATATTTACTGAAGGTGGGTTTCTGCATAAACTATTTTATCCTGATTGATTCAATTTCAATACatgataagttttatttaaaacacaACAAACAGGACATCAATCATGGTACAGTAAGTATAAAAAGGAGCACCGAAGAAGCAGAAATAAAAGGACCCTAGCATCTAAGTTACATACATCCAAaactccccccccccccccccaaaaaaaaaaaaaaaactgaaattcaGCTTCACTGGAATTAAAAAACCATTCAAAACAATGCTGAAGAGTACTAATTATACAACTTCAGGGAATGTAAATAGTAGGTAGAACTGAGCAAAAAATGCTGTGCAGATTCTAGAATTCAGGCAGAAAAGGTCAACATGGGGATTTCAGTATAAAGCCATGAAATGTGAACATAAAAAGCTAAAAGCTAAAAAGAATGATGCAAACCAGATAAAGTGCATAACAGCGCAAAAACACTGATCTCCTTCCAGTTTGATCACGGAGTACGTGAGCAGCCCTCCTGTACTCTCGGCAATCAAAGTATGACTTTGCCAAAAGGTAAAAGTCACTATCCTCTACCTCATCCTCTTCCATAACAGGAGTGGACACATAAGAGACACCAGCTACTGGTGTTGAAGTGATGTCATTTGTGCGGAACCTTCTTCGTATGCTTGAGCTTCCACGCTGGAATCTAGTGTTTGTAGGTGTATACTTTGCCGGGTCTTGTTCGATTCCCACCAACTGCTCTGCTGCCCTGTACATATAATGGCACACGAAAACTCGTtggtattaaaataaaaaataaaattaaactagtaaattttcattcaaaatctTACATTTTGGTTGCTTATTCAAACAAAATCTATCTGGTCTTAAATGATCATGAATCAATCATTTAGCTAAAATGTTCTTCCCTTCAAAATTTAAGCCAACAATaaggtcaaaatttgattttaccCCCATTCTTGCTCAACATCCTCAGTGACCAATGGATCACCAAGGCTGCAGCTTTATCGTTTATTAAACATCACAGTCACGCTCGGAAAAGGAGAATCAAATAGATGAAGCTAATTGTTAATTACTGAAGATACAAAACCAATTTTAGtacttaaaaacaaaaattaaagcataaaaaaaaattattataataagaaaatgaagtaaCTGGGGGTCTAGGGTTTTAGTACCATTTGGCGGCAGAGTAA encodes:
- the LOC102617192 gene encoding uncharacterized protein LOC102617192 yields the protein MAGNRWIRPEVFPLFAAVGVAVGICGMQLVRNICINPEVRVTKQNRAAGVLENYAEGEKYSEHFLRKYVRNKTPEIMPKINSFFTDPQ
- the LOC102616882 gene encoding anaphase-promoting complex subunit 8 translates to MSSKESCRNELRYAIRQLSNRCLYSAAKWAAEQLVGIEQDPAKYTPTNTRFQRGSSSIRRRFRTNDITSTPVAGVSYVSTPVMEEDEVEDSDFYLLAKSYFDCREYRRAAHVLRDQTGRRSVFLRCYALYLAGEKRKEEEMIELEGPLGKSNAVNRELISLERELSTSWKNGTVDPFGLYLYGIVLKDKGNENLARTVFVESVNSYPWNWNAWSELKSLCTSIDILNSLNLNNHWMKDYFLASAYQELRMHKESLTKYEYLQGTFSFSNYIQAQIAKAQYSLREFEQVEVIFEELLRNDPYRVDDMDMYSNVLYAKECFSALSYLAHRVFMTDKYRPESCCIIGNYYSLKGQHEKSVVYFRRALKLDKNYLSAWTLMGHEYVEMKNTPAAIDAYRRAVDINPRDYRAWYGLGQAYEMMHMPLYALHYFRKSVFLQPNDSRLWIAMAQCYETEQLHMLEEAIKCYRRAANCNDSEAIALNQLAKLHHALGRDEEAAFYYKKDLERMEAEEREGPNMVEALIFLATHCRAHGRFEEAEVYCTRLLDYTGPEKETAKIMLRGMRMAQSSFPPMDVEHFPP